Proteins from a single region of Drosophila biarmipes strain raj3 chromosome 3R, RU_DBia_V1.1, whole genome shotgun sequence:
- the LOC108031356 gene encoding neprilysin-1: MVYQPLRLLLGVILLSICVCDASLPHPLAANYTYDILRLAKAAHIKAYMGEDKEEACSNFYNYACANWPRLHPARLSSQRTNYLEELQELYIRKSAEMLKSATRGAENSADRQLKNFYGSCRLQSNDSRSLLATLQNVADFRGGWPEIRVPSWYQYEYDWLQVVANLKRNLGVDIFIGLNVILDYKEEKMHRLKIGAPEFPMSRRHYLNDHFEGTRELYERSIEKKLKLYFPGQSEHWLREVSSQVVQVEQQLAKGLPHNAALTLEQTTRQRSAAEMKAAYGSFVDVTRYLQLIFNDNLYMDIYETPEDYFSNLVDVIRETPKLQLANYTMWKALEALDAARVPPSQQTDIWCVQLAQQYFPHQLESLFHRNYNHMQMINELQSTWSDIKRVFREDLQASERLLWLTLETRQKAITKLESLKLQFRTHDDNKLIRQMHGLDLHLDHFYPNLVKVLKWKTQRGLAKLMEEPVVEDEVYKLPHYEIHKNRIQVPITFLQARFFWDPAYPNALKYATLGVLLARQMLHGFDGVGRRYDSYGYQNNWWDNTSESSYSRRTQCFQEQYAIFVEYKGKPVHDKDLLRRIVADNGALDIAYRAYQQWLKNAAETPAIYQRERLPLLDHDNNQLFYLGYAQLYCTDYPESVEHFDELPEQLRINKALSNSQPFTNAFGCTREDKLNARFKCTLY; encoded by the coding sequence ATGGTCTATCAACCGCTCCGACTCCTGCTGGGAGTCATCCTCCTTTCCATCTGCGTATGTGATGCTTCTCTGCCACATCCTTTGGCTGCAAATTACACCTATGACATCCTGCGACTGGCCAAAGCGGCTCACATTAAGGCTTACATGGGCGAGGACAAGGAGGAAGCTTGTTCCAACTTTTACAACTACGCCTGCGCCAATTGGCCACGTTTGCATCCTGCTCGTTTGTCCAGCCAGCGGACCAATTACCTGGAGGAACTGCAGGAGCTGTATATCAGGAAGAGCGCCGAGATGCTCAAGAGTGCCACAAGAGGTGCTGAGAACAGTGCCGATCGGCAGTTGAAGAACTTCTATGGCTCGTGCCGCCTCCAATCCAACGACAGCCGATCCCTTTTGGCTACCCTACAAAATGTGGCTGACTTCCGAGGTGGCTGGCCAGAGATTCGAGTTCCATCCTGGTATCAGTACGAGTACGATTGGCTGCAGGTGGTGGCCAACCTGAAGCGTAACCTTGGCGTGGACATCTTCATAGGCTTAAATGTGATTCTCGACTACAAGGAGGAGAAGATGCACCGCCTGAAGATCGGCGCACCCGAATTCCCCATGTCACGTCGCCACTACTTGAATGACCACTTTGAAGGCACTCGGGAGCTCTACGAACGTTCTATCGAGAAGAAGCTGAAGCTATATTTCCCGGGACAATCGGAGCACTGGCTGCGTGAGGTGTCCTCTCAGGTGGTCCAAGTAGAGCAGCAGCTGGCCAAGGGATTGCCCCACAATGCCGCGCTCACCCTGGAGCAAACCACTCGCCAGAGGTCCGCCGCCGAGATGAAGGCCGCCTATGGCAGCTTTGTAGATGTGACCCGCTATTTGCAGCTCATTTTCAACGACAACCTTTACATGGATATATACGAGACACCCGAGGATTATTTCTCCAATCTTGTGGATGTGATAAGGGAAACGCCCAAACTGCAGCTGGCAAACTATACGATGTGGAAGGCTCTGGAGGCTTTGGATGCTGCTCGAGTGCCGCCCTCCCAGCAAACGGACATTTGGTGCGTCCAACTGGCCCAGCAGTATTTCCCCCATCAGCTGGAGAGTCTGTTCCACCGCAACTACAACCACATGCAGATGATCAATGAGCTGCAGTCGACATGGTCGGATATCAAGCGAGTCTTTCGCGAGGATCTACAGGCCTCGGAGCGTTTACTCTGGCTTACGTTGGAGACCAGGCAGAAGGCCATCACCAAGCTGGAGTCCTTGAAGCTGCAGTTCCGAACCCACGACGACAACAAGTTAATCCGCCAGATGCACGGGCTTGACCTGCACCTGGATCACTTTTACCCGAACTTAGTGAAGGTCCTCAAGTGGAAGACGCAGCGCGGTTTGGCCAAGTTAATGGAGGAACCGGTTGTCGAGGATGAAGTGTACAAACTGCCGCACTACGAGATCCACAAGAATCGCATCCAGGTGCCAATCACCTTCCTGCAGGCGAGGTTCTTCTGGGATCCCGCCTATCCCAATGCCCTGAAGTACGCCACTTTGGGTGTGCTCCTCGCTCGCCAAATGCTCCACGGATTCGATGGCGTGGGCAGGCGTTACGACTCCTATGGTTATCAAAACAACTGGTGGGACAACACCTCGGAGAGTTCGTATTCCCGACGCACCCAGTGCTTCCAGGAGCAGTACGCCATCTTTGTGGAGTACAAGGGCAAGCCCGTTCACGATAAGGATCTGCTGCGTCGAATTGTGGCCGATAATGGTGCTTTGGATATCGCCTATCGGGCCTATCAGCAGTGGCTGAAGAATGCGGCCGAAACTCCGGCAATCTACCAGCGGGAACGACTTCCGCTTCTCGATCACGACAACAATCAGCTTTTCTACCTGGGCTACGCGCAGCTGTACTGCACCGATTACCCGGAATCTGTGGAGCACTTCGACGAGCTTCCCGAGCAGCTGCGGATCAACAAGGCGCTGTCCAACTCGCAGCCCTTCACCAACGCTTTCGGTTGCACCAGAGAGGATAAGCTGAACGCACGCTTTAAGTGCACCCTCTACTGA
- the LOC108031354 gene encoding endothelin-converting enzyme homolog, which translates to MRATRSAWLSFLLESLLLLGIQLCDVTEGRHNGMTRLQMSGSFQDPREEHMVRQQMAATVQKYMNLSVDPCTDFFEYACGKWGGYHKRQLRPGELATAQQVMESKISEQLQQLLTQPLQPQNHPNGYSGLSMANVRKVRSFYESCVAVEANAHERRRFLMKILKDNGGLRNVPNSNWQHNRQWVQTMGELRRNYGLSILLGLDIDLNLHNMQGNSIYLGEPKLTIIPKEHCNALVTRVAQVKDEVYEQVQQQVTDNMRDWFGLETGEAARFAGDIIRFEFELCKQIGVQDIQKTEEESQPLGPAPSSYGARSRTGQERLRRQKPGVTLIQLTNDMGNQLDFKMFVEVTLESRYAAEVYIRSPEYIQHLVRTVRANNRITVGGYIMYLALNELNQPPEAAPSERARQCVQVTQRLFPQVLGEMFQRHVQRDNAKQDLDDVFNDVIKALEEQFRVEWMDENDRRAARTRSSQYRFSLPDYQALDLSDLQFQKADDYWRRLEIVLKYQSHQQFERLKGNSYGQDGEGLEAFEVRAALSPRQQMVLVGWGLLQAPFYNPYYPRALKYALLGQRLASALVQAFDDEGWNHHPQATSQWNELTMSGYRNVSECQRAQYSSYLYNEPGEFRNATRLREIIAEGSGLNLAFNAYLAWLEQQNPNAMRLLLTKETLPTLNFTNTQLFFIYFAQTRCWAKNNQKAVLESMPLMQHTPERWDVNGPLSNSDEFGREFGCALGTPMNSGDKCLVY; encoded by the coding sequence ATGAGAGCTACCAGAAGCGCTTGGTTGAGTTTTCTGCTCGAATCGCTGCTCCTCCTTGGAATCCAGCTTTGCGATGTGACTGAGGGCCGACACAACGGCATGACTCGCCTGCAGATGAGCGGAAGCTTTCAGGATCCGCGTGAGGAGCACATGGTGCGCCAACAAATGGCAGCGACTGTTCAAAAGTACATGAATCTAAGCGTCGATCCCTGTACGGATTTCTTCGAGTACGCCTGCGGTAAGTGGGGTGGTTATCACAAGCGGCAGCTTCGCCCGGGAGAGTTGGCCACCGCCCAGCAGGTGATGGAGTCCAAAATCTCAGAGCAATTGCAGCAGCTCCTCACGCAGCCCCTTCAACCACAAAATCATCCGAATGGCTACAGTGGTCTCAGTATGGCGAATGTCCGGAAAGTGCGATCCTTCTACGAATCTTGCGTGGCCGTGGAAGCGAATGCTCACGAAAGGCGTCGTTTCCTGATGAAGATCCTCAAGGATAACGGAGGACTGCGCAATGTGCCCAACTCCAATTGGCAGCACAACCGTCAGTGGGTGCAAACTATGGGTGAATTAAGGAGGAACTACGGATTGAGCATACTTCTGGGATTGGATATTGATCTGAACCTACACAATATGCAGGGGAACAGCATATACCTTGGCGAGCCCAAGCTAACCATTATCCCTAAGGAGCACTGCAATGCCCTGGTCACACGGGTGGCCCAAGTGAAGGATGAGGTTTATGAACAGGTGCAGCAGCAGGTGACGGACAACATGCGCGATTGGTTTGGCTTGGAAACCGGCGAGGCGGCTCGGTTTGCCGGAGATATCATCCGTTTTGAATTTGAACTGTGCAAGCAAATAGGAGTGCAGGATATTCAAAAGACCGAGGAGGAGTCTCAACCTCTGGGGCCAGCTCCCAGCTCCTACGGAGCACGCTCGCGAACTGGCCAAGAGCGTTTGCGTCGCCAAAAACCGGGTGTGACCCTGATCCAACTCACCAACGATATGGGCAATCAGTTGGACTTCAAAATGTTCGTAGAGGTCACTCTAGAGAGTCGGTACGCAGCTGAAGTCTACATCCGCTCCCCGGAATACATACAACATTTGGTCAGGACAGTCAGGGCCAACAACCGGATCACCGTTGGTGGCTACATTATGTACCTAGCCCTCAACGAACTGAATCAGCCGCCGGAGGCAGCTCCATCGGAACGTGCCCGCCAGTGCGTCCAGGTGACGCAACGCCTCTTTCCCCAGGTCCTGGGTGAGATGTTCCAGCGCCATGTGCAGCGCGATAATGCCAAACAGGATTTGGACGATGTCTTCAACGATGTGATCAAGGCGCTCGAGGAGCAGTTCCGTGTGGAATGGATGGACGAGAACGATAGAAGGGCCGCCAGGACGAGATCTTCGCAATATCGATTCTCACTGCCGGACTACCAAGCTTTAGATCTCTCCGACTTGCAGTTCCAGAAAGCGGACGACTACTGGCGTCGATTGGAGATCGTTCTTAAATACCAATCTCATCAGCAGTTCGAACGTCTAAAAGGCAACAGTTATGGGCAGGATGGAGAGGGCTTGGAGGCCTTTGAGGTGAGAGCTGCCCTATCTCCGCGGCAGCAAATGGTCCTGGTGGGATGGGGTCTGCTGCAGGCTCCCTTCTACAATCCATACTATCCCAGGGCACTGAAATATGCTCTTTTGGGCCAGCGATTGGCCAGCGCATTGGTTCAGGCCTTCGACGACGAGGGATGGAACCACCATCCGCAGGCGACGTCCCAATGGAACGAGCTGACCATGTCTGGCTACCGCAATGTCAGCGAATGCCAGCGAGCTCAGTACAGCAGTTACTTGTACAATGAACCTGGCGAGTTCCGGAATGCCACCAGACTAAGGGAGATCATTGCCGAGGGCAGCGGTCTTAACTTGGCCTTCAACGCGTACTTGGCTTGGCTGGAGCAGCAGAATCCCAATGCGATGCGCCTACTTCTGACCAAGGAAACGCTGCCGACGCTGAATTTCACCAACACTCAGCTGTTCTTTATATACTTCGCACAGACTCGCTGCTGGGCCAAGAATAACCAGAAAGCCGTTCTGGAATCGATGCCCCTGATGCAGCACACACCCGAGAGGTGGGATGTGAATGGGCCGCTCAGTAACTCCGATGAGTTTGGGCGGGAATTCGGATGTGCACTGGGCACACCGATGAACAGTGGAGACAAGTGTTTGGTTTACTGA
- the LOC108031357 gene encoding ubiquitin carboxyl-terminal hydrolase 46, whose amino-acid sequence MGANVSQLEREIGSDLFPPNEHYFGLVNFGNTCYSNSVLQALYFCKPFREKVLEYKAKNKRPKETLLSCLADLFYSIATQKKKVGSIAPKKFITRLRKEKEEFDNYMQQDAHEFLNFLINHINEIILAERNAGPTNGNPKSNAGGAPSAMASSIASKSSSTSNSNSNSNSTTNSNGNSSNSTGSLNATTSVLDASGSLTATTTPIAPGNGTGTNGANSEPTWVHEIFQGILTSETRCLNCETVSSKDENFFDLQVDVDQNTSITHCLRCFSNTETLCSDNKFKCDNCCSYQEAQKRMRVKKLPMILALHLKRFKYMEQFNRHIKVSHRVVFPLELRLFNTSDDAVNPDRLYDLTAVVIHCGSGPNRGHYISIVKSHGLWLLFDDDMVDKIEASTIEDFYGLTSDIHKSSETGYILFYQSRDCA is encoded by the coding sequence ATGGGCGCCAACGTTTCGCAGCTGGAGCGGGAGATCGGCTCCGACCTGTTCCCGCCCAACGAGCACTACTTCGGGCTGGTGAACTTTGGCAACACCTGCTACAGCAACTCGGTACTGCAGGCCCTCTACTTCTGCAAGCCGTTCCGCGAGAAGGTCCTGGAGTACAAGGCCAAGAACAAGAGGCCCAAGGAGACGCTGCTCTCCTGCCTGGCGGACCTCTTCTACAGCATTGCCACGCAGAAGAAGAAGGTGGGCTCCATTGCGCCCAAGAAGTTCATCACGCGGCTGCgcaaggagaaggaggagtTCGACAACTACATGCAGCAGGATGCCCACGAGTTCCTCAACTTCCTGATCAACCACATCAACGAGATCATTCTGGCCGAGCGGAATGCAGGTCCCACCAACGGAAACCCTAAATCGAATGCCGGCGGAGCCCCAAGTGCCATGGCGAGCAGCATAGCTAGCAAGTCCAGCTCAACCTCCAACTCGAACTCCAACTCCAATTCGACCACGAACTCGAACGGGAACAGCAGCAACTCCACGGGATCACTGAATGCCACAACAAGTGTCCTGGACGCCAGTGGCAGTCTGACGGCCACCACAACTCCCATTGCACCGGGCAATGGAACAGGGACCAACGGGGCCAACTCGGAGCCCACCTGGGTGCACGAGATCTTCCAGGGAATACTCACCTCGGAGACCAGGTGTCTCAACTGCGAGACGGTGAGCAGCAAGGACGAGAacttctttgatctgcaggtGGACGTGGACCAGAACACCTCGATTACGCACTGTCTGCGGTGCTTCAGCAACACGGAGACCTTGTGCTCGGACAACAAGTTTAAGTGCGACAACTGCTGCAGCTACCAGGAGGCCCAGAAGCGGATGCGGGTGAAGAAGCTGCCCATGATCCTGGCCCTGCACCTCAAGCGCTTCAAGTACATGGAGCAGTTCAACAGGCACATCAAGGTCTCTCACCGGGTCGTCTTCCCACTGGAACTGCGGCTCTTCAACACCTCGGACGATGCAGTGAACCCGGACAGGCTCTACGACCTGACCGCCGTGGTCATTCACTGCGGCTCCGGGCCGAATCGGGGCCATTATATATCCATTGTGAAGAGCCACGGACTGTGGCTGCTGTTCGACGATGATATGGTGGACAAAATAGAGGCCTCCACCATCGAGGACTTCTACGGTCTGACCTCGGACATACACAAGTCCTCGGAGACGGGCTACATACTGTTCTATCAGTCGCGGGACTGCGCCTAA
- the LOC108031359 gene encoding uncharacterized protein LOC108031359 produces MIRVNTCLVVFILFILYIDRNHGSTTVLYEFHIKEVYGTRDEKGELMDNSEESGKEPELIITGKRTSSTLFKGIEKNYAYVETAVYKADDNGYHVKYNYSLNPVELDPRLNGQTLKSTIG; encoded by the exons ATGATCAGAGTCAATACG TGCTTGGTGGTGTTTATATTGTTTATTCTGTACATCGATCGGAATCATGGGTCTACCACAGTGCTCTACGAGTTCCA CATTAAGGAGGTATACGGAACACGAGATGAAAAGGGTGAGCTCATGGATAACTCCGAGGAGTCTGGCAAGGAACCCGAACTGATCATCACGGGCAAACGCACATCCTCAACACTTTTCAAGGGCATTGAAAAGAACTATGCCTATGTGGAAACGGCCGTCTATAAGGCGGATGACAATGGCTACCATGTGAAGTACAACTATTCCTTAAATCCCGTGGAGTTGGACCCTCGCCTCAATGGACAAACACTAAAAAGCACCATTGGCTAG
- the LOC108031360 gene encoding LOW QUALITY PROTEIN: uncharacterized protein LOC108031360 (The sequence of the model RefSeq protein was modified relative to this genomic sequence to represent the inferred CDS: inserted 1 base in 1 codon): protein MQPSIPFLLLGCVVFANSFSIDLGFLNPLRLSGESAVNANLCKPXSSTTNNPGDVTTRRFLVPLPTLAPSSTSTTTQIKSGIYDKNVPNPMVECGPVPISVGRQLGSKFLRIFESLV from the exons ATGCAACCGAGT ATCCCTTTTCTCCTCCTTGGCTGTGTTGTCTTCGCTAATTCTTTTAGCATCGACCTGGGATTTTTAAACCCGTTGCGGTTATCTGGGGAGTCTGCAGTCAATGCAAACTTATGTAAAC GTAGTAGTACAACTAACAATCCTGGAGATGTCACTACGAGAAGGTTTTTGGTACCCTTACCGACCCTGGCACCATCATCCACCTCAACTACTACTCAAATAAAAAGTGGAATATACGATAAAAATGTGCCTAACCCAATGGTTGAGTGCGGACCCGTTCCCATAAGTGTTGGACGACAATTGGGTTCGaagtttttaagaatatttgaaTCCTTGGTCTAG
- the LOC108031358 gene encoding uncharacterized protein LOC108031358, with protein sequence MQLSILRVFVLLGLAAVVNSYGTSQPTLMSSKNPESDDNYVEPSSKEVSRNFKLCKPIKTTIKELNELSSSTNIPEDDTTRRIVPLPTLAPKTLETASSEPTKAPIRTTLEDAIIRKLVPLPTIAPTLSTTDPNGGEFEERRIVPLPTLKPTSTEGTSEIVGEEDNINVPSKGIRRLVPLSTRLLEIFKENRENARKLVPLPTFKPTSTTSTTEVSSENSDQIPDDCELLPEGLGSRLNAQTLKTLVKTQTG encoded by the exons ATGCAACTGAGT ATTTTACGTGTATTTGTGCTGCTTGGCTTGGCCGCCGTTGTGAATTCATATGGCACAAGCCAACCGACTTTGATGTCATCAAAAAATCCGGAATCTGATGACAACTATGTTGAGCCTTCGTCCAAGGAGGTATCACGGAATTTTAAGCTATGCAAACCCATTAAGACTACGATTAAGGAGCTAAATGAACTGAGCAGCAGTACAAATATACCCGAAGACGACACCACAAGACGGATCGTTCCATTACCTACTCTAGCACCCAAGACCCTTGAGACTGCGAGCTCGGAGCCAACTAAAGCGCCCATTAGAACTACCCTTGAAGACGCTATTATAAGAAAGTTGGTTCCTCTGCCAACTATTGCTCCCACTTTAAGTACAACGGACCCCAACGGTGGAGAGTTTGAAGAACGGAGGATTGTACCCCTACCAACTCTTAAACCCACCTCTACAGAAGGCACTTCGGAAATCGTTGGTGAAGAAGATAACATAAATGTTCCTAGCAAGGGCATAAGACGCTTAGTACCTTTGTCGACAAGATTACTGGAAATCTTCAAAGAAAACAGGGAAAATGCAAGAAAACTTGTACCTTTACCTACTTTTAAACCGACTTCCACCACAAGCACAACCGAAGTCAGCTCGGAAAACAGTGACCAAATTCCAGATGATTGCGAACTTCTTCCCGAAGGTTTGGGATCCCGATTAAATGCTCAAACTTTGAAAACACTTGTTAAAACGCAAActggttaa
- the LOC127011579 gene encoding uncharacterized protein LOC127011579, with translation MHSTHCWKCEIQPGELEISGGFSGCGDTHDKAISDRTTSHSASERSERRPSMCGAAMELIWALGRRSHLTPPVMLALLPAQHKAAEAEAEALTPGLLQTVGQLFQWRRATQHRPKREPI, from the exons ATGCACTCCACGCACTGCTGGAAATGTGAAATACAGCCCGGAGAGTTGGAGATTTCCGGGGGTTTCAGTGGGTGTG GGGATACACACGATAAGGCGATTTCCGACCGAACCACGAGTCACTCAGCCAGCGAGCGCAGTGAACGTCGACCGTCGATGTGTGGCGCTGCTATGGAACTCATTTGGGCGCTCGGCCGACGCTCTCATCTCACTCCGCCCGTTATGCTGGCGCTGCTGCCCGCGCAGCATAAGGCGGcagaggcggaggcggaggcacTTACCCCGGGCCTTCTACAGACAGTGGGCCAACTCTTCCAGTGGCGTAGGGCTACCCAACATAGGCCGAAAAGAGAGCCCATTTAG
- the LOC108031004 gene encoding uncharacterized protein LOC108031004 translates to MQAIFLLCVLLACIIVLVKLSWGVGKLDAQDSTTSNPQIVLHKDPYSSTEWFKDVIKHRTKDNDLNTISEQELVKSKARIQKLLSILRRQPAKDIPDNFGTTNEPTNVQFTTVNCNPVLEENCGPESIGTRLSATLLKILA, encoded by the exons ATGCAGGCAATT TTCCTATTGTGCGTACTCCTTGCATGCATTATCGTCTTGGTGAAGTTAAGTTGGGGCGTTGGGAAATTGGATGCCCAGGACTCAACCACCTCAAATCCCCAGATTGTACTCCACAAGGACCCGTACTCATCAACTGAGTGGTTCAAGGACGTAATTAAGCATAGGACGAAGGATAACGACTTGAATACCATCAGTGAACAAGAGCTTGTGAAGTCAAAGGCACGAATCCAAAAACTTTTATCTATTCTAAGACGACAACCAGCAAAGGATATACCAGATAACTTTGGAACCACCAACGAGCCAACCAATGTCCAATTTACAACCGTCAATTGTAATCCAGTTCTTGAGGAGAACTGCGGTCCGGAGTCTATTGGAACAAGACTAAGTGCCACTTTACTAAAAATTCTCGCataa
- the LOC108031355 gene encoding neprilysin-4, producing the protein MSDAVWTTVFLWLLWQPHLQQNAWVSGEDSPPPFQRIYQSEQPVRRAKAHEMGSHVNKSVDPCVDFYAYACGNWKSTSTPEEKLQQQTDRELLLLLEEAVRREDSVIARQAKEFFKSCVAAQAQQSQQQQQFLSEFISQNGGFPAVPGAQWAVHHHDYDWLSVLGRLRLRYGMDILIGLRVGYNYGNVNENSLYLSEPSTIIPPELCTRNRLDIRDSIYEPLELRVASELKTWLALGHKESGRLAADILSFEHELCGAMQGEPLYPWDGEEQLYVANYSRKTLNEFSNAFELDLDSYVRASYDREISKPVYMAAPEYFRQLKRTVGAHNISLVANYIMYRAVSFLNFPLDDRPQLRKGQCLERTRELLPTALGELYARQFGTEDNTTDLNNLFDKLKTALRQSLGSDWLVEGSQRVGQEKLRNIKLQMSSYERPLILKLQLERGNYWHNLRQLLGAVQSHRNNRLFEEFMPAPSDPVDAFEARVRLRPVQRRLDMGLALLQPPAYDLHYGHALRYATLGVKLAQQLVMAFDDPHWSVGLLERDNWDGQTAWEYHIRSKCFARQVEHYLRTNESATMQLITDSGALNVAFRAYLTWLGFQEPNNDFSKLTKETLPELNYTNTALFFVAYAQQHCSLEEIRPRDDQGTPGGFLYSARQNHSWTRLQVNGPLRNSAEFAREFRCPIGSPMNPASKCTIY; encoded by the coding sequence ATGTCGGACGCTGTTTGGACGACAGTTTTCCTGTGGCTCCTCTGGCAGCCACACCTCCAGCAAAATGCTTGGGTTTCTGGCGAGGATTCTCCGCCGCCCTTTCAGCGGATCTACCAATCGGAACAGCCGGTGCGTCGTGCAAAGGCACACGAGATGGGCAGTCATGTGAACAAGAGTGTCGATCCCTGTGTGGACTTTTATGCCTATGCCTGTGGCAACTGGAAGTCAACTTCTACGCCAGAGGAGAAACTGCAGCAGCAAACGGATCGCGAGCTTCTACTGCTCCTGGAGGAGGCGGTGAGGAGGGAGGACAGCGTCATAGCTCGACAGGCCAAGGAGTTCTTCAAGTCCTGCGTGGCGGCACAGGCTCAGcagagccagcagcagcagcagttcctcAGCGAGTTCATCTCCCAGAACGGAGGTTTCCCAGCGGTTCCGGGCGCCCAATGGGCGGTGCATCATCACGACTACGACTGGCTAAGTGTGCTCGGTCGCCTGAGGCTCCGCTATGGAATGGACATCCTCATCGGACTTCGCGTGGGTTACAACTACGGCAATGTGAACGAGAACAGCTTGTACTTAAGCGAACCCAGCACTATAATTCCGCCCGAGTTGTGCACCCGAAATCGCCTGGACATCAGGGACTCCATCTACGAACCCCTAGAGCTTCGAGTGGCTTCCGAGCTCAAAACTTGGCTGGCATTGGGGCACAAGGAATCCGGTCGCCTGGCCGCCGATATTCTCAGCTTCGAGCATGAACTATGTGGCGCGATGCAAGGTGAACCCCTTTATCCCTGGGATGGCGAAGAGCAACTCTACGTGGCCAACTATAGCCGCAAAACGTTGAATGAGTTCTCAAATGCGTTTGAACTCGATCTGGATTCATATGTAAGGGCCAGCTATGACCGGGAAATATCCAAGCCCGTTTACATGGCAGCACCGGAATACTTTCGCCAGCTAAAACGCACTGTGGGTGCTCACAATATCAGTCTGGTGGCCAACTATATTATGTACCGAGCGGTGTCTTTCCTGAATTTTCCCCTGGATGATCGGCCACAGTTGAGAAAAGGACAGTGCCTGGAACGCACAAGAGAACTACTGCCGACGGCTTTGGGGGAACTGTATGCCCGCCAGTTTGGGACGGAAGATAACACCACAGATCTGAATAACCTGTTTGACAAACTCAAGACAGCTCTGAGGCAAAGTTTGGGTTCAGACTGGTTGGTAGAGGGCAGCCAGCGGGTGGGTCAAGAAAAGCTAAGGAACATCAAACTACAGATGTCGAGTTACGAGCGCCCATTGATCCTCAAACTGCAGCTGGAGCGCGGAAACTATTGGCACAATCTCCGCCAGCTGTTGGGAGCGGTTCAGTCGCACAGAAATAACCGCCTCTTCGAGGAATTCATGCCGGCTCCCTCGGATCCCGTGGATGCTTTTGAGGCCAGGGTGCGCCTGCGACCAGTTCAGCGACGTTTGGATATGGGATTGGCCCTGCTGCAGCCTCCAGCCTACGATCTCCACTATGGCCACGCCCTACGATATGCCACCTTGGGCGTTAAGCTGGCACAACAGTTGGTAATGGCTTTCGACGATCCCCACTGGTCGGTGGGACTGCTCGAGCGGGACAACTGGGATGGCCAAACAGCCTGGGAGTATCACATTCGAAGCAAGTGCTTTGCCCGCCAGGTGGAACACTATTTGCGAACCAATGAGAGTGCCACCATGCAGCTGATCACGGACAGTGGAGCCCTCAATGTCGCCTTCCGGGCCTATCTAACCTGGCTGGGATTCCAGGAGCCAAACAACGACTTCAGTAAGCTGACCAAGGAGACGCTGCCGGAACTTAATTACACGAACACGGCTCTTTTCTTCGTGGCCTATGCCCAGCAACATTGTAGTCTGGAGGAGATTCGGCCCAGAGATGACCAAGGAACACCGGGGGGATTCCTCTACAGCGCACGGCAGAATCACTCCTGGACACGTCTGCAGGTGAACGGTCCACTGCGCAATTCAGCTGAATTCGCACGGGAATTCCGGTGTCCCATTGGCTCACCCATGAATCCTGCCAGCAAGTGCACCATATACtaa